CCCCGGCACCAAGGACCCCGTCGCCGACGCCGACGAGGTCGTCGCCTTCGCGAAGGCCGAGGGCCTGCCGGTCGCCATCAAGGCGGTCTTCGGCGGCGGCGGGCGCGGCCTCAAGGTCGCGCGCACCCTCGAGGAGATCCCCGACGCCTTCGAGTCCGCGGTCCGCGAGGCCGTCAGCGCCTTCGGCCGCGGCGAGTGCCTGGTCGAGAAGTTCCTCGACAAGCCGCGCCACGTCGAGACCCAGTGCCTGGCCGACAAGCACGGCAACGTCGTGGTCGTCTCCACCCGCGACTGCTCGCTGCAGCGCCGCAACCAGAAGCTCGTCGAGGAGGCCCCCGCGCCGTTCCTCTCCGAGGAGCAGCTCGCCGAGCTCTACGACTCCTCCAAGCGGATCCTGCGCGAGGCCGGCTACTACGGCGCCGGCACCTGCGAGTTCCTGGTCGCCCAGGACGGCACCATCTCCTTCCTCGAGGTCAACACCCGCCTCCAGGTCGAGCACTGCGTCTCCGAGGAGGTCACCGGCATCGACCTGGTGCGCGAGATGTTCCGCATCGCCGCCGGCGAGGAGCTCGGCTACGACGACCCCGAGATCCGCGGGCACTCGATCGAGTTCCGCATCAACGCCGAGGACGGCGGCCGCAACTTCATGCCGGCCCCCGGCACCCTGTCGGCCTGGACCCCGCCCCAGGGTCCCGGCGTGCGCGTCGACGGCGGCTACGAGAACGGCCAGACCGTCCCCGGCTCCTTCGACTCCCTCATCGCCAAGCTCATCGTCACCGGCCGCGACCGCACCCAGGCCATCGAGCGCTCGCGCCGGGCGCTGGAGGAGTTCGTGGTCGACGGCATGCCGACGGTCATCCCCTTCCACCGCGCGGTGCTGAACGACCCGGCGTACGTCGGCGCCTCGAACCCGAGCGGCGAGGGCTCCTTCGAGGTCTACACGCAGTGGATCGAGACCGAGTTCGACAACCAGATCGAGCCCTACTCGGGTGACTCGGCCGAGGCCGAGGAGGCCGGCGAGCGCCAGACCGTGGTCGTCGAGGTCGGCGGCAAGCGGCTCGAGGTCGTCGTGCCCGCCGGGCTGGGCGGGATCGGCGGCGGCGGTGGCGCCGCCACGGCCAAGAAGCCCAAGCGCGCCCAGGGCAAGAAGGCCGGTGCGGCCGCCAGCGGCGACGCCGTGACCAGCCCCATGCAGGGCACCGTCGTCAAGGTCGTCGTCGAGGAGGGCCAGGAGGTCGCCGAGGGCGAGACCGTCGTGGTCATCGAGGCGATGAAGATGGAGCAGCCCCTCAAGGCGCACAAGGCCGGCACCGTCACCGGCCTCAAGGCCGAGGTCGGCGCGACCGTCACCAACGGCGAGGTCATCTGCGAGCTGAAGGACTGATCGCCACGACCGGCCTGCGCCCGCCCCGGCACCAGGTGCACCCCCGGGCGCGCACGATGTGGCTCACCAGCGCGGCGCTCGAGAGCGCCGCGCTGGTGGTCCTCGTGCTGGTGCTCGGCCCGGTGCTCGGTCTCTTCGACCTGCGCTGGTGGATGCTGGCGCCGCTGGTGCTGCTCGACGTCGCGTACGTCGCCGTGGTGCCCGCGTGGCGCTACCGGGTGCACCGCTGGGAGGTGACCGACACGGCGGTCTACACCCAGACCGGGTGGTGGTCGCGGGAGCGACGGATCGCTCCCATGTCGCGCATCCAGACCGTCGACTGGAACCAGGGCCCGGTCGAGCGCCTCTTCGGGCTCGCGAACGTCACCGTCACGACGGCCTCGGCCGCCGGCGCCCTGTCGGTGGCCGGCCTCGACCGCCGCACCGCCGAGGAGCTGGTCGCCGAGCTGACCGTGAAGGCCGACGCGGTCGCCGGGGACGCGACGTGAGCGAGGACGGGTGAGCGAGGACTGGCAGCGCCTGGACCGGCGGATGCTGCTGGTCCACCCGGTGCGCGAGCTGCTGCGCTTCCTGCCGGTCCTCATCGGCGTGGTCGCCTTCGGCTCCGCCTCGAGCGGCGGCCTCGGGCTGCGCTGG
The Nocardioides marinisabuli genome window above contains:
- a CDS encoding biotin carboxylase N-terminal domain-containing protein → MQKVLIANRGEIAVRVIRACKDAGIGSVAVYAEPDRDAIFVRMADEAHSLGGATPADSYLDIAKIIAVAEKSGADSVHPGYGFLAENAEFAQAVMDAGLTWIGPPPAAIEALGDKAKAKHIADKAKAPLAPGTKDPVADADEVVAFAKAEGLPVAIKAVFGGGGRGLKVARTLEEIPDAFESAVREAVSAFGRGECLVEKFLDKPRHVETQCLADKHGNVVVVSTRDCSLQRRNQKLVEEAPAPFLSEEQLAELYDSSKRILREAGYYGAGTCEFLVAQDGTISFLEVNTRLQVEHCVSEEVTGIDLVREMFRIAAGEELGYDDPEIRGHSIEFRINAEDGGRNFMPAPGTLSAWTPPQGPGVRVDGGYENGQTVPGSFDSLIAKLIVTGRDRTQAIERSRRALEEFVVDGMPTVIPFHRAVLNDPAYVGASNPSGEGSFEVYTQWIETEFDNQIEPYSGDSAEAEEAGERQTVVVEVGGKRLEVVVPAGLGGIGGGGGAATAKKPKRAQGKKAGAAASGDAVTSPMQGTVVKVVVEEGQEVAEGETVVVIEAMKMEQPLKAHKAGTVTGLKAEVGATVTNGEVICELKD
- a CDS encoding PH domain-containing protein → MWLTSAALESAALVVLVLVLGPVLGLFDLRWWMLAPLVLLDVAYVAVVPAWRYRVHRWEVTDTAVYTQTGWWSRERRIAPMSRIQTVDWNQGPVERLFGLANVTVTTASAAGALSVAGLDRRTAEELVAELTVKADAVAGDAT